A region of Mesorhizobium sp. M3A.F.Ca.ET.080.04.2.1 DNA encodes the following proteins:
- a CDS encoding amino acid ABC transporter permease, whose amino-acid sequence MEMIFVAPPAPGRLEDLKRRFFVTPLQALLSLVSLAIMASLAWKLLNWAVFSAVFTTSGGPEACQAAAGACWSVIAARWRIILFGLYPFEEQWRSALACVTVVVMTVLSCIPAFWTGRRIALVWGAGTALYYVLMKGGVLGLAYVGEEAWGGLALTLFIFVTTCLIGFPLAICLALLRRSELPWISRTTGVIIDSVRSLPLISILFTFAIVLPFALPQWLQGDKLYRVILGSALFFSAYQAEIVRGGMQGVPTGQEEAAMALGMSYWQRIGRILLPQAMRNALPATINQFVISFKETSLVVIVGFFEILASGNAAYGTGEWRFAYVEVYAFIAFIYFVFVFSLSRYGGFLERRMSVGER is encoded by the coding sequence ATGGAGATGATCTTTGTTGCTCCGCCCGCGCCAGGACGGCTGGAGGATCTGAAGCGACGCTTCTTTGTAACACCGCTTCAGGCCCTGTTGTCGCTGGTGTCCCTTGCCATCATGGCCTCTCTGGCCTGGAAGCTGCTCAATTGGGCAGTGTTCTCGGCGGTGTTCACGACGAGCGGCGGGCCCGAGGCCTGCCAGGCCGCGGCAGGAGCCTGCTGGTCGGTCATCGCGGCGAGGTGGCGCATCATCCTGTTCGGGCTCTACCCCTTCGAGGAGCAATGGCGCTCGGCGCTCGCCTGCGTGACGGTGGTGGTCATGACGGTGCTGAGCTGTATTCCCGCGTTCTGGACGGGCCGCCGCATCGCACTCGTATGGGGCGCCGGAACTGCCCTCTATTACGTGCTGATGAAAGGCGGCGTGCTTGGTCTCGCCTATGTCGGCGAGGAAGCCTGGGGCGGATTGGCGCTGACTCTTTTCATTTTCGTGACCACCTGCCTGATCGGCTTTCCGCTGGCGATCTGCCTGGCCTTGCTGCGCCGGTCCGAACTGCCGTGGATATCGCGGACCACCGGCGTCATCATCGATTCGGTCCGCTCGCTGCCGCTGATCTCGATTCTGTTCACATTCGCCATCGTTCTGCCGTTCGCGCTGCCGCAATGGCTCCAGGGCGACAAGCTGTACAGGGTGATCCTTGGTTCTGCCCTGTTCTTTTCTGCCTATCAGGCTGAGATCGTCAGGGGCGGAATGCAGGGTGTTCCGACGGGACAGGAAGAGGCCGCCATGGCTCTCGGCATGAGCTACTGGCAGCGCATCGGCCGCATCCTGCTGCCGCAGGCCATGCGCAACGCGTTGCCGGCGACGATCAACCAGTTCGTCATCTCGTTCAAGGAAACCTCGCTGGTGGTCATCGTCGGCTTCTTCGAGATCCTGGCCTCAGGCAACGCCGCCTACGGCACCGGCGAATGGCGCTTCGCCTATGTCGAGGTCTATGCCTTCATCGCCTTCATCTACTTCGTCTTCGTCTTCAGCCTGTCCCGCTACGGCGGCTTCCTGGAGCGCCGCATGTCGGTCGGCGAACGCTAA
- a CDS encoding amino acid ABC transporter ATP-binding protein, producing MNATQSSGPAVRIEGLDKYYGSFHALRKIDLCVERGERIVICGPSGSGKSTMIRCINRLEQHNGGRITVLGTELNDDVGNIDEIRREVGMVFQHFNLFPHMTVLENCMIAPMIVRKRPRAEAEATARRYLEKVRIPEQAMKFPGQLSGGQQQRVAIARALCMQPQIMLFDEPTSALDPEMIAEVLDVMVTLASEGMTMICVTHEMGFARRAADRVIFMDGGEIVEEAPPEEFFAASRNERTRQFLSQVLGH from the coding sequence ATGAATGCCACGCAATCGTCCGGACCCGCGGTCCGCATCGAGGGCCTGGACAAATATTACGGGTCGTTCCATGCGCTGCGGAAGATAGACCTTTGCGTGGAGCGGGGAGAAAGGATCGTCATCTGCGGTCCTTCCGGCTCCGGCAAGTCCACCATGATCCGCTGCATCAACCGGCTGGAACAGCACAATGGCGGCCGCATCACCGTGCTCGGCACCGAACTCAACGACGACGTCGGCAACATCGACGAGATCAGGCGCGAAGTCGGCATGGTGTTCCAGCACTTCAACCTGTTTCCGCATATGACGGTGCTGGAGAACTGCATGATCGCACCGATGATCGTGCGCAAGCGGCCGCGCGCGGAAGCCGAGGCGACCGCGCGGCGCTATCTGGAAAAGGTCCGCATTCCCGAGCAGGCGATGAAGTTTCCGGGACAGTTGTCCGGCGGCCAGCAGCAGCGGGTGGCGATTGCGCGTGCCCTTTGCATGCAGCCGCAGATCATGCTGTTCGACGAACCGACTTCGGCGCTCGATCCGGAAATGATCGCCGAAGTGCTCGACGTCATGGTGACGCTTGCCTCCGAGGGCATGACGATGATCTGCGTCACGCATGAAATGGGCTTCGCGCGCCGGGCTGCCGATCGGGTGATCTTCATGGACGGCGGCGAGATCGTCGAGGAGGCGCCGCCGGAGGAGTTCTTCGCCGCGTCCCGCAACGAGCGCACGCGACAGTTCCTCTCGCAGGTTCTGGGTCATTGA
- a CDS encoding FAD-binding oxidoreductase, translating to MTDPVGALQAILGPKGWLSGSDAEPYQRDWLNRYGVPPLGVARPANTAQVAAVVKACREAGLAVVPQGGNTGLCGGAVADQPNAVIVSLSRMTAIGQPDPESGSVAVEAGVVLSSLHEALEPHGLMFSMHLGAEGSARIGGLIGTNAGGSQAFRYGMMQDLVLGLEVVTPDGAVWDGLRAVQKDNAGYQLRKLFCGAEGTLGIVTRAVLRLYPTHRQQASALLVMSDFAAAVSFGTCLRGEAQEFLAGLEFFSDVGLTLALKHLPDLAYQLESRGDVYLLVEMASGSTRVPLDDILASALEWGVEQGLVVDGALATSGAQRAQFWRLREEQPEGQRLEGEQLKHDISVPPGAIARFIEAGATICNDILPGVRINPFGHLGDGNIHYNLSPPERRSDFEGKAGAFAEGLASLATAMGGSFAAEHGLGRAKIAMADRNRGSVERELMARLKNAFDPQGAMNPGVLVRNP from the coding sequence ATGACAGATCCCGTCGGTGCATTGCAGGCGATTCTGGGACCGAAAGGCTGGCTTTCGGGGAGCGACGCCGAGCCATATCAACGCGATTGGCTGAACCGCTATGGCGTCCCGCCCCTCGGCGTTGCCCGGCCCGCCAACACTGCGCAGGTCGCCGCGGTCGTCAAAGCTTGCCGGGAAGCAGGATTGGCCGTCGTGCCGCAAGGCGGGAACACGGGCCTGTGCGGCGGCGCCGTCGCCGATCAGCCGAACGCGGTGATCGTCTCGCTGTCCCGCATGACGGCGATCGGCCAACCGGACCCGGAAAGCGGCTCGGTCGCGGTCGAAGCCGGCGTCGTGCTTTCCTCCCTGCACGAGGCGCTGGAGCCGCACGGCCTGATGTTTTCGATGCATCTCGGCGCCGAAGGCAGCGCCAGGATCGGCGGCCTGATCGGCACCAATGCCGGCGGCAGCCAAGCGTTCCGCTACGGGATGATGCAAGATCTGGTGCTCGGCCTCGAAGTCGTGACGCCGGACGGCGCGGTGTGGGACGGCCTGCGCGCGGTGCAGAAGGACAATGCCGGCTATCAGTTGCGCAAGCTGTTCTGCGGCGCGGAAGGCACGCTGGGCATTGTGACGCGTGCGGTGTTGCGGCTTTATCCCACGCACCGGCAGCAGGCGAGCGCGCTGCTGGTCATGTCCGACTTTGCCGCCGCCGTCTCGTTCGGCACCTGCCTGCGCGGCGAGGCGCAAGAGTTTCTGGCCGGGCTCGAATTCTTTTCCGATGTCGGGCTGACGCTCGCGCTCAAGCACCTGCCGGACCTCGCCTACCAGCTCGAGTCGCGAGGCGACGTCTATCTGCTCGTCGAAATGGCATCGGGCTCGACGCGCGTTCCCCTCGACGACATCCTGGCTTCAGCGCTGGAATGGGGCGTGGAGCAAGGGCTGGTCGTCGACGGCGCGCTGGCGACCTCGGGCGCGCAGCGGGCGCAGTTCTGGCGCCTGCGCGAGGAACAGCCCGAAGGGCAGCGCCTGGAGGGCGAGCAGCTGAAGCACGACATCTCAGTGCCGCCCGGCGCCATCGCCCGTTTCATCGAAGCCGGCGCAACGATATGCAACGACATTCTTCCCGGCGTGCGGATCAATCCGTTCGGGCATCTCGGCGACGGCAACATTCACTACAACCTGTCGCCTCCGGAGCGTCGCTCCGATTTCGAGGGCAAGGCCGGAGCGTTCGCCGAAGGGCTGGCATCGCTCGCCACGGCAATGGGCGGCAGCTTCGCGGCAGAGCATGGGCTTGGACGCGCCAAGATCGCTATGGCCGACCGCAACCGGGGTTCGGTGGAGCGGGAACTCATGGCGCGGCTGAAGAATGCGTTCGATCCGCAAGGCGCGATGAATCCCGGTGTCCTGGTGCGAAATCCATAG
- a CDS encoding thiamine pyrophosphate-binding protein gives MVRNGGHLLVECLIALGATKSFGVPGESYLAVLDALHDTHGKLDYVLCRNEGGAAFMASAYGKLTGSPGICFVTRGPGVTNASIGVHTAMQDSSPMILFVGQVGTDMKGREAFQEIDYRAVYGTVAKWAVEIDDVARLPEIVARAWTTALTGRPGPVVVALPEDMLTTMTDAAPLSGPASIFEAAPAPDAIAAALQVLAAAEKPVLLMGGANWTAAGRAALQSFAESSDIPVVAAFRYQDQFDNNSPVFVGEAGVGMAPHVRNLVREADVILAVNVRFGEMTTDGYTLLEVPVPRQKLIHVHGSDREIGKIYVPAIGIHAGPNAFANALSPVKGTWADWRARARKAYEGTFAAPVQPGPVDMVAVSAWLRETLPADVILTNGAGNFTVWPNKFFKFGPQARLLAPQSAAMGYGLPAAIAAKVAHPERTVVCFAGDGDFQMNCQELGTAMQAGSQPIVLIINNGIYGTIRAHQERNYPARVCGTSLENPDFVTLAKAYGFHAERVEATQDFAAAFERALKSERGAVLDIAISPEALTPRQTLSQMRDAALASQKAKA, from the coding sequence ATGGTCCGCAATGGCGGTCACCTTCTCGTCGAGTGCCTGATCGCCTTGGGCGCGACCAAGAGCTTCGGCGTTCCCGGCGAAAGCTATCTCGCCGTACTCGACGCGCTGCACGACACCCATGGAAAGCTGGACTACGTGCTCTGCCGCAACGAAGGCGGCGCAGCGTTCATGGCTTCGGCCTATGGCAAGCTGACCGGCTCGCCTGGCATCTGCTTCGTCACCCGCGGTCCGGGCGTGACCAATGCTAGCATCGGCGTGCACACGGCCATGCAGGACAGTTCGCCGATGATCCTGTTCGTCGGCCAGGTCGGCACCGACATGAAAGGCCGTGAAGCCTTTCAGGAGATCGACTACCGCGCAGTGTACGGAACCGTCGCCAAATGGGCGGTCGAGATCGATGACGTCGCGCGCCTTCCCGAGATCGTGGCGCGGGCCTGGACCACCGCCTTGACGGGACGGCCCGGACCCGTCGTGGTCGCGCTGCCGGAAGACATGCTTACAACGATGACCGACGCCGCGCCGCTCAGCGGTCCGGCGTCAATTTTCGAAGCCGCTCCGGCACCGGATGCGATTGCCGCGGCGCTCCAGGTGCTGGCAGCGGCCGAGAAGCCGGTGCTGCTGATGGGAGGCGCCAACTGGACGGCGGCTGGGCGCGCGGCGCTCCAGAGCTTCGCCGAGTCCTCCGATATTCCCGTTGTCGCCGCCTTCCGCTACCAGGACCAGTTCGACAACAACTCGCCGGTCTTCGTCGGCGAGGCCGGCGTCGGCATGGCGCCGCATGTAAGAAACCTAGTCCGCGAGGCCGATGTGATCCTGGCCGTCAATGTCCGTTTCGGCGAGATGACGACGGACGGCTACACGCTGCTGGAAGTGCCCGTGCCGCGTCAGAAGCTGATCCATGTCCACGGCTCGGACCGCGAGATCGGCAAGATCTATGTGCCCGCAATCGGTATCCATGCCGGGCCGAACGCCTTCGCCAATGCGCTGTCCCCGGTCAAGGGCACCTGGGCCGACTGGCGCGCGCGGGCACGCAAGGCCTATGAAGGCACGTTCGCCGCGCCAGTCCAACCTGGTCCGGTCGACATGGTCGCGGTCAGCGCCTGGCTGCGCGAGACCTTGCCGGCCGACGTCATCCTCACCAACGGCGCCGGCAACTTCACCGTCTGGCCGAACAAGTTCTTCAAGTTCGGGCCGCAGGCGCGGCTGCTTGCACCGCAGTCCGCCGCGATGGGCTACGGCCTGCCGGCGGCGATCGCCGCCAAGGTGGCCCATCCTGAGCGCACGGTCGTCTGCTTCGCCGGCGACGGCGATTTCCAGATGAATTGCCAGGAACTCGGCACCGCCATGCAGGCTGGCTCGCAGCCGATCGTGCTGATCATCAACAACGGTATCTACGGCACGATCCGGGCGCATCAGGAGCGCAACTATCCCGCCCGCGTCTGCGGAACCTCGCTCGAAAATCCGGATTTCGTGACGCTGGCCAAAGCTTACGGCTTCCACGCCGAGCGCGTCGAGGCGACGCAAGATTTCGCCGCGGCGTTCGAGCGGGCGCTCAAGTCCGAAAGAGGCGCGGTGCTCGACATCGCCATCTCGCCCGAAGCGCTCACGCCCCGGCAGACCCTCTCCCAGATGCGCGACGCCGCGCTCGCTTCCCAGAAGGCCAAGGCATGA
- a CDS encoding hydantoinase/oxoprolinase family protein, whose protein sequence is MTSTTDDIRLGADIGGTFTDIALDVRGTLFSTKVLTNYSAPEQAILDGIAIVTRDAGISAAEIGIIIHGTTLATNALIERRGAKTALVTTEGFRDVIEMRTENRFEQYDLNLQLPTPLIPREDRFTVKGRIGAEGQELQPLDEAALEHIAERIAAGGFGSVAIGFIHAYANPAHESRAREILAKKLSIPISISSEVSPQMREFERFNTVCANAYVRPQMADYLARLQTRLKDMGAECPVFMIHSGGGLISVETASEFPVRLVESGPAGGAIFAADIARRFGLEKVVSYDMGGTTAKICLIEDYAPRTARTFEVARTYRFSKGSGMPISIPVIEMIEIGAGGGSIAWVDAMGRIQTGPESAGSEPGPACYGRGGKRPAITDADLVLGKLDPDNFAGGAIKLDAAASEQAIMRDVGERLSLNAMSTAFGICEVVDENMANAARVHAVENGKNISDNLMIAFGGAAPLHAARLCEKLGIDQCIVPRGAGVGSAIGFLKAPFGYEALASKLTRLSRFKPAEVNALLADLKASAEGFVRTGASGRIICEITAFMRYAGQGWEIPVPLADEPFGDDAAAKLKELFETSYQRFFGRAIEGLDGLEIEIVTWSVKATDVRPAVARHELTTGNKASQPTTMRAVFDPATGSPQNYGIIEREMLCAGDRVAGPAVIVERETSTVVTTSFDAVIQSDGAILLIRKGSQA, encoded by the coding sequence ATGACCTCCACAACTGACGACATCCGTCTCGGCGCGGACATCGGCGGCACCTTTACCGACATCGCCCTCGATGTCAGGGGCACACTGTTCTCGACCAAAGTGCTGACCAACTATTCGGCGCCGGAGCAGGCGATCCTCGATGGTATCGCCATCGTCACTCGCGATGCCGGCATCTCGGCAGCCGAGATCGGCATTATCATCCACGGCACGACGCTCGCCACCAATGCGCTGATCGAGCGGCGCGGCGCCAAGACCGCGCTGGTCACGACGGAAGGCTTCCGCGACGTGATCGAGATGCGAACGGAAAACCGCTTCGAACAGTATGATCTCAACCTGCAACTGCCGACGCCGCTGATCCCGCGCGAGGACCGCTTCACTGTCAAGGGCCGGATCGGCGCCGAGGGCCAGGAGTTGCAGCCCCTCGATGAAGCAGCCCTGGAGCATATCGCCGAGCGCATAGCGGCCGGCGGTTTCGGCTCGGTGGCGATCGGCTTCATCCACGCCTATGCAAACCCTGCTCACGAGAGCCGGGCTCGCGAGATCCTCGCTAAGAAGCTCAGCATCCCGATCTCGATCAGCTCGGAAGTCTCGCCGCAGATGCGCGAGTTCGAGCGCTTCAACACAGTCTGCGCCAACGCCTATGTGCGGCCGCAGATGGCCGACTACCTCGCCCGCCTGCAGACACGACTGAAGGACATGGGCGCCGAATGCCCGGTCTTCATGATCCATTCCGGCGGCGGCCTGATCTCGGTGGAGACTGCTTCGGAATTCCCGGTGCGGCTGGTCGAATCCGGCCCGGCGGGCGGGGCGATCTTCGCCGCAGACATCGCCAGGCGCTTTGGTCTTGAGAAGGTCGTGTCCTACGACATGGGCGGAACCACTGCCAAGATCTGCCTGATCGAGGACTATGCGCCGCGCACGGCGAGGACATTCGAAGTGGCGCGCACCTACCGCTTCTCGAAAGGCTCGGGCATGCCGATCTCCATTCCGGTGATCGAGATGATCGAGATCGGCGCCGGCGGCGGTTCCATTGCCTGGGTCGACGCCATGGGCCGCATCCAGACCGGGCCAGAGAGCGCCGGCTCGGAACCAGGACCGGCCTGCTACGGCCGCGGCGGCAAGCGCCCGGCGATCACCGACGCCGACCTGGTGCTCGGCAAGCTCGATCCCGACAATTTCGCCGGCGGCGCGATCAAGCTCGATGCGGCGGCATCCGAGCAGGCGATCATGCGCGATGTCGGCGAGCGCCTGTCGCTCAACGCGATGTCGACCGCCTTCGGCATCTGCGAGGTGGTGGACGAGAACATGGCCAACGCCGCCCGCGTCCACGCGGTCGAAAACGGCAAGAACATTTCCGACAATCTGATGATCGCCTTTGGCGGCGCGGCGCCGCTGCACGCGGCAAGGCTGTGCGAAAAGCTCGGCATCGATCAGTGCATCGTGCCGAGAGGCGCCGGTGTCGGATCGGCGATCGGCTTCCTCAAGGCACCGTTCGGCTACGAGGCGCTGGCGTCGAAGCTGACGCGCCTGTCACGGTTCAAACCGGCCGAGGTCAATGCCCTGCTCGCCGACCTCAAAGCCTCGGCTGAGGGTTTCGTGCGGACAGGCGCCAGCGGTAGGATCATCTGCGAGATTACCGCGTTCATGCGCTACGCCGGCCAGGGCTGGGAAATTCCCGTGCCGCTGGCGGACGAGCCGTTCGGCGACGATGCCGCGGCAAAGCTCAAGGAACTGTTCGAGACCAGCTACCAGCGCTTCTTCGGCCGCGCCATCGAAGGGCTCGACGGGCTGGAGATCGAAATCGTCACCTGGTCGGTCAAGGCGACGGACGTTCGGCCCGCCGTTGCGAGGCACGAACTCACGACCGGCAACAAGGCCAGCCAGCCGACAACGATGCGCGCGGTCTTCGATCCGGCAACCGGGTCGCCGCAGAACTATGGAATCATCGAACGTGAGATGCTCTGCGCCGGCGATCGCGTCGCGGGCCCGGCGGTCATCGTCGAGCGTGAGACATCGACCGTCGTCACAACCAGCTTCGACGCCGTCATCCAGAGCGACGGCGCAATCCTTCTGATCCGCAAAGGCAGCCAGGCATGA